A single Sciurus carolinensis chromosome 15, mSciCar1.2, whole genome shotgun sequence DNA region contains:
- the LOC124965577 gene encoding alpha-1,3-mannosyl-glycoprotein 2-beta-N-acetylglucosaminyltransferase-like, with protein MLKKQSAGLVLWGAILFVAWNALLLLFFWTRPAPGRPPSDSAFDDDPASLTREVTRLAQDAEVELERQRWLLQQIREHHALWSQRWRVPTVAPPARPRVPVTPPPDVIPILVIACDRSTVRRCLDKLLHYRPSAEHFPIIVSQDCGHEETAQVIASYGSAVTHIRQPDLSNIAVQPDHRKFQGYYKIARHYRWGLGQIFHEFKFPAAVVVEDDLEVAPDFFEYFQATYPLLRDDPSLWCVSAWNDNGKEQMVDSSKPELLYRTDFFPGLGWLLLAELWDELEPKWPKAFWDDWMRRPEQRKGRACVRPEISRTMTFGRKGVSHGQFFDQHLKFIKLNQQFVPFTQLDLSYLQQEAYDRDFLARVYGAPQLQVEKVRTNDRKELGEVRVQYTGRDSFKAFAKALGVMDDLKSGVPRAGYRGIVTFQFRGRRVHLAPPQTWDGYDPSWN; from the coding sequence ATGCTGAAGAAGCAGTCTGCAGGGCTTGTGCTGTGGGGCGCTATCCTCTTTGTAGCCTGGAACGCCCTGCTGCTCCTCTTCTTCTGGACACGCCCAGCGCCTGGCAGGCCGCCCTCGGACAGTGCTTTTGATGATGACCCAGCCAGCCTTACCCGGGAGGTGACCCGCctggctcaggatgctgaggtggAGTTGGAACGTCAGCGGTGGCTATTGCAGCAGATCAGGGAGCACCATGCTTTATGGAGCCAGCGGTGGAGGGTGCCCACTGTGGCACCTCCTGCCCGGCCTCGTGTGCCTGTGACCCCACCGCCAGATGTGATCCCCATCCTGGTCATTGCCTGTGACCGCAGCACTGTCCGACGCTGTTTGGACAAGCTGCTGCATTATCGACCCTCAGCTGAGCACTTCCCTATCATTGTCAGCCAGGACTGTGGGCATGAGGAGACAGCCCAGGTCATTGCTTCTTATGGCAGTGCAGTCACGCACATCCGACAGCCTGACCTAAGCAACATTGCTGTGCAACCGGACCACCGCAAGTTCCAGGGCTACTATAAGATCGCCAGGCACTACCGCTGGGGGCTGGGACAGATATTCCATGAGTTCAAGTTCCCAGCAGCTGTGGTGGTGGAGGATGATCTAGAGGTGGCACCAGACTTCTTTGAGTACTTCCAGGCCACTTATCCACTGCTGAGGGACGACCCCTCTCTCTGGTGTGTATCTGCTTGGAATGACAACGGTAAGGAACAGATGGTGGACTCAAGCAAGCCTGAGCTGCTGTACCGCACAGACTTTTTTCCTGGCCTGGGCTGGCTACTGTTGGCTGAATTGTGGGATGAGCTAGAGCCCAAGTGGCCTAAGGCCTTCTGGGACGACTGGATGCGCCGGCCTGAGCAACGGAAGGGCCGGGCCTGTGTGCGCCCTGAGATCTCAAGAACAATGACCTTTGGCCGTAAGGGTGTGAGCCACGGGCAGTTTTTTGACCAGCATCTTAAGTTCATCAAGTTGAACCAGCAGTTTGTGCCCTTCACCCAGCTGGACCTGTCATACCTGCAGCAGGAGGCCTATGACCGGGATTTCCTTGCCCGTGTCTATGGCGCTCCTCAGCTACAGGTGGAGAAAGTGAGGACCAATGATCGGAAGGAGCTGGGTGAGGTGCGAGTGCAGTACACAGGCAGGGACAGTTTCAAGGCCTTCGCCAAGGCTCTAGGTGTCATGGATGATCTCAAGTCAGGTGTTCCCAGGGCTGGCTACAGGGGCATTGTCACCTTCCAGTTCCGGGGCCGCCGTGTCCACCTGGCACCCCCACAGACTTGGGATGGCTATGATCCTAGCTGGAATTAG